The Pedobacter africanus genome has a window encoding:
- the ispE gene encoding 4-(cytidine 5'-diphospho)-2-C-methyl-D-erythritol kinase encodes MLAFANAKINLGLNITEKRSDGYHNIETIFYPVKLNDVVEITDAKETTCVVKGIDVPGAAKDNLCLKAFNVLRKDFGLPAQQITLLKNIPVGAGLGGGSSDAAHLVKLVNEKFKLGLSVAAMQDYVRELGADCAFFIENQPAFAFGKGDEFEPIAIDLSNYHLVLAKPPVHVSTAAAYAGIKPASPRRSIKDLIHLPVEKWKGQLENDFEPSVFSGYPEIEQVKSKLYQSGALFALMSGSGSCVYGIFNRKVSLPELEKDNKVFYGV; translated from the coding sequence ATGCTTGCTTTTGCCAATGCCAAGATCAATCTTGGATTAAATATTACGGAGAAAAGGAGTGATGGTTACCACAATATCGAAACCATTTTTTATCCGGTAAAACTGAACGATGTTGTTGAAATTACAGATGCAAAGGAAACCACCTGTGTGGTAAAGGGTATTGATGTGCCCGGGGCGGCGAAGGATAACCTTTGTCTAAAGGCCTTCAATGTATTGAGAAAAGATTTCGGTTTACCAGCGCAGCAGATTACCCTGTTAAAAAATATTCCGGTTGGTGCAGGGCTTGGCGGAGGCTCTTCGGATGCTGCCCATCTGGTCAAACTGGTCAATGAAAAATTCAAACTCGGCCTTTCTGTTGCAGCGATGCAGGATTACGTCAGGGAGCTGGGGGCCGATTGTGCCTTCTTTATTGAAAACCAGCCTGCATTTGCTTTTGGTAAGGGTGATGAATTTGAGCCAATCGCAATAGATTTGTCAAATTATCACCTTGTGTTGGCAAAACCACCTGTGCATGTCTCTACAGCAGCTGCTTATGCGGGAATAAAGCCCGCAAGCCCTCGCAGATCGATAAAAGATTTAATACATTTGCCTGTAGAGAAATGGAAGGGGCAGCTTGAAAACGATTTTGAGCCTTCTGTTTTTTCAGGTTATCCGGAAATTGAGCAGGTTAAAAGCAAGCTGTATCAATCGGGGGCATTGTTTGCCTTAATGAGCGGCAGCGGTTCCTGTGTATATGGCATATTTAACCGGAAGGTTAGTTTGCCGGAACTGGAAAAAGACAACAAAGTGTTTTATGGTGTTTAA
- a CDS encoding dihydrofolate reductase codes for MILSIVVAIAENHAIGKDNQLLWHLPADLKHFKQITTGHTIIMGRKTYDSIGRPLPNRRNIVITRTRGLEIPGVEVVNHLDEAVALCSTEAEVFIIGGAEIYKSALARTNRIYLTRVHKSYNADAFFPEIDAGIWEETNIERHLPDEKNSVAYTFSTLLRK; via the coding sequence ATGATCCTTTCTATAGTTGTTGCCATTGCCGAAAACCATGCCATAGGAAAAGACAACCAATTGCTGTGGCACCTGCCTGCAGATCTGAAGCATTTTAAACAAATCACTACCGGCCATACCATTATTATGGGCCGCAAAACCTATGATTCTATAGGCAGGCCCCTGCCCAACAGGCGTAACATTGTAATTACAAGAACGCGGGGGTTGGAGATACCTGGTGTCGAAGTAGTGAACCATCTGGATGAAGCAGTAGCGCTTTGCAGTACCGAAGCTGAAGTATTTATTATTGGCGGGGCCGAAATCTATAAATCGGCCTTAGCCCGTACCAACCGCATTTACCTGACCAGGGTACACAAAAGCTATAATGCAGATGCTTTTTTTCCTGAAATTGATGCCGGCATCTGGGAAGAGACCAATATTGAAAGGCACTTACCCGATGAAAAAAACAGCGTAGCTTATACTTTTTCGACACTTCTACGGAAATAA
- a CDS encoding LapA family protein produces MRSKTVFIIIFTALITIFLMINTDAVEFNFIFVKKDISKLLVVGVCTFVGFVLGFWAGRPKTTVSSYDREIDQHDNKNKLSDEDRDYIQ; encoded by the coding sequence ATGCGCAGCAAAACCGTCTTCATCATCATCTTTACAGCACTCATTACTATTTTTTTAATGATCAATACAGACGCAGTTGAATTCAACTTTATCTTTGTTAAGAAAGACATTTCCAAGCTGCTGGTGGTGGGTGTATGCACTTTTGTGGGCTTCGTGCTGGGCTTCTGGGCGGGCCGCCCTAAAACTACCGTAAGTTCTTACGACCGGGAAATTGACCAGCACGATAACAAGAACAAGCTGAGTGACGAAGACAGGGATTACATCCAGTAA
- the secDF gene encoding protein translocase subunit SecDF: MQGKGFIKFMAILLGIVCVYSLSFNFVTSKVERDAKAYAKGDVEKEKAYLDSMATVPVYPLFGFNYQFCKAKEINLGLDLKGGMNVTMEISLGELVKSLAGNTDDVNFNKALSNAQQQLNAGGKDFITLFVNEYEKLAPGKQLVDFFSNQDNAKLLKPNASNNEVKSFLSKEATSAIDRSFIIIRSRIDGFGVVSPNMQKQEGTNRILIEMPGVQDKDRVHKLLQGSAELQFWQVYSNQDVYPVMENINKTLALTLKDTTAVATAAKDTAAKSGSKLAGLAKKTDTKDSASVKNNEAVKSNPLFAVLQPPTYQSENGQQALRPGPVVGFAAQKDTAKVNAFFRRPEIAAIIPQTYKFMWSVKPADLGVANTSKIFELYAIKVSSLDGKPDLGGEAISDARADFGQNGKPEVTMYMTGDGAAKWKKITAEASADVNDKKSIAIVLDNTVYSAPTVQNEIPNGISQITGNFTQNDTQDLANILKAGKLPAPARIVGEFVVGPSLGEAAIHNGLLSFVLAFVVILIFMALYYNKAGWVANLALVINLFFIMGVLVSLGAVLTLPGIAGIVLVIGLSVDANILIFERVREELNLGKSTPVAIKEGFKHAMSSIIDSNVTVLVLGVILYIFGSGPVQGFATTLCIGILSSLFCAVLISRLVFDTLLEKKANITFGNKATIHAFKNIAFNFVGHRKLYYTISSVIIVLGFIFYFKNGGLNLGIDFKGGRTYIVHFDKAMHTEDVKAQLSSVFPESETIVKTAGADNELKITTTFHITDSDIQADKIVENALKAGLAKTGVKYTIESNEKVGPIIASDIVYGAYGAILFSCLVMFIYIVVRFKKLNYGLGAVIALFHDVLLVLSFYTILDGVMPFSLEIGQDFIAAILTVMGYTMTETVVVFDRIREKLAEQGKEDLHGKERENLINFALNSTLSRTILTSLTVFFVLLVIFIFGGASIRGFIFALLIGRIIGTYSSLCISTPIVLDLGEARVKNKK, encoded by the coding sequence ATGCAGGGTAAAGGTTTTATTAAATTTATGGCAATACTTTTGGGTATTGTCTGTGTGTATTCTCTCTCATTCAACTTTGTTACCTCGAAAGTGGAAAGAGACGCAAAAGCTTATGCTAAAGGAGACGTAGAAAAAGAAAAAGCTTATTTAGACTCGATGGCCACTGTGCCGGTTTATCCGCTTTTTGGTTTTAATTATCAATTCTGTAAAGCAAAAGAAATTAACTTAGGGTTAGACCTTAAGGGCGGTATGAACGTAACGATGGAAATATCGTTAGGTGAACTGGTAAAATCATTAGCCGGCAATACCGATGATGTTAATTTTAACAAGGCCTTATCGAACGCCCAGCAGCAACTGAATGCAGGCGGAAAAGATTTCATCACTTTGTTTGTAAATGAATATGAGAAACTTGCTCCAGGTAAACAACTGGTAGATTTCTTCTCTAACCAGGACAATGCAAAACTGCTAAAGCCAAATGCAAGCAACAATGAAGTAAAGAGCTTTTTGTCTAAAGAAGCCACCAGTGCAATCGATCGTTCGTTCATCATCATCAGAAGCCGTATTGATGGTTTCGGTGTGGTAAGTCCGAACATGCAGAAACAGGAAGGTACCAATCGTATCCTGATCGAGATGCCGGGTGTGCAGGACAAAGACCGTGTGCATAAATTACTGCAGGGTTCAGCTGAATTACAATTCTGGCAAGTGTATAGCAACCAGGATGTGTACCCTGTAATGGAGAACATCAACAAAACGCTTGCGCTTACCTTAAAAGATACTACTGCCGTTGCAACAGCCGCAAAGGATACTGCTGCAAAAAGCGGAAGTAAACTGGCCGGACTGGCAAAAAAGACAGATACCAAAGATTCGGCCAGCGTTAAAAATAACGAAGCTGTAAAATCCAATCCTTTATTTGCGGTATTACAGCCTCCAACCTACCAGAGCGAAAACGGACAACAGGCTTTGCGTCCTGGACCGGTTGTTGGTTTTGCAGCACAAAAAGATACTGCCAAGGTAAATGCGTTCTTCAGAAGACCTGAGATCGCGGCTATCATTCCTCAGACTTACAAATTCATGTGGAGTGTTAAACCTGCTGACCTTGGTGTAGCCAATACCAGCAAAATTTTCGAACTGTATGCCATTAAAGTTTCTTCTTTAGATGGCAAGCCAGATCTTGGTGGTGAGGCCATCAGCGATGCCCGTGCTGATTTTGGTCAGAACGGTAAACCGGAAGTAACCATGTACATGACCGGCGATGGTGCCGCCAAATGGAAAAAAATTACCGCAGAAGCTTCTGCAGATGTAAACGATAAAAAATCCATTGCGATTGTTTTAGACAACACGGTTTATTCGGCACCAACGGTGCAGAACGAGATTCCTAACGGCATTTCCCAGATCACCGGTAACTTTACACAAAACGATACACAGGATTTAGCCAACATCTTAAAAGCAGGTAAACTGCCTGCCCCGGCAAGAATTGTTGGAGAGTTTGTAGTAGGACCTTCATTGGGTGAAGCTGCGATCCACAATGGTTTGCTGTCATTCGTACTTGCCTTTGTGGTGATCCTGATTTTCATGGCCCTGTATTACAACAAAGCTGGTTGGGTAGCTAACCTTGCTTTGGTCATCAACCTGTTCTTCATTATGGGTGTCCTGGTATCACTGGGTGCGGTATTGACTTTACCTGGTATTGCCGGTATCGTATTGGTAATCGGTTTGTCGGTGGATGCGAACATCCTGATCTTTGAACGGGTAAGGGAAGAGCTGAATTTAGGTAAATCTACTCCTGTTGCTATCAAAGAGGGCTTTAAACATGCGATGTCTTCTATCATCGACTCAAACGTAACCGTACTGGTATTGGGTGTAATCCTTTACATCTTCGGCAGCGGTCCTGTTCAGGGCTTTGCCACTACCCTTTGTATCGGTATCCTTTCTTCTTTATTCTGCGCCGTACTGATCTCACGTTTGGTATTCGATACGCTGCTGGAGAAAAAAGCGAACATTACTTTTGGCAACAAAGCAACCATCCATGCATTTAAAAACATTGCCTTCAACTTTGTTGGGCACAGAAAATTATACTATACCATATCTTCAGTAATTATTGTTCTAGGTTTTATCTTCTACTTTAAAAATGGCGGATTGAACCTGGGTATCGACTTCAAAGGCGGACGTACCTATATCGTTCACTTCGATAAAGCAATGCATACAGAAGATGTAAAAGCGCAGCTTTCAAGCGTATTTCCTGAGTCGGAAACCATCGTTAAAACAGCTGGTGCAGACAATGAGTTAAAGATCACCACTACTTTCCACATTACTGACTCTGACATACAGGCAGATAAGATTGTAGAAAATGCTTTAAAGGCTGGTCTGGCTAAAACAGGCGTAAAATATACCATTGAAAGTAATGAGAAGGTAGGTCCTATCATTGCGAGCGACATTGTATATGGTGCTTATGGAGCCATCCTGTTCTCCTGCCTGGTGATGTTCATTTATATCGTGGTAAGGTTCAAGAAGCTGAACTATGGTTTAGGTGCGGTTATCGCCTTGTTCCACGACGTATTGCTGGTACTTTCATTCTATACCATCTTAGATGGTGTGATGCCTTTCTCTTTAGAGATTGGCCAGGACTTTATCGCAGCGATCCTGACCGTTATGGGTTACACCATGACAGAAACGGTAGTTGTATTTGACAGGATCCGTGAGAAGCTGGCAGAACAAGGTAAAGAAGATTTGCACGGAAAAGAAAGAGAAAACCTGATCAACTTTGCGCTGAACAGTACACTGAGCCGTACTATCCTGACTTCATTAACAGTATTCTTTGTATTGTTGGTAATCTTTATTTTCGGCGGTGCCAGCATCCGCGGATTTATTTTCGCCCTTTTGATTGGCCGTATCATTGGTACCTATTCATCATTGTGTATCTCTACCCCGATTGTACTGGACCTTGGAGAAGCCAGAGTGAAAAACAAAAAATAA
- a CDS encoding O-succinylhomoserine sulfhydrylase, which yields MQEENFETLAIRLQAERTQFKEHSVPLYLTSSYKFDDAEDMRALFANEKEGNVYSRYANPNTDELITKLSVLEGAEAGWVTASGMAAIFTTFLTFLQSGDHVLSSRSVFGSTHQLLNNIFPKWGISYTYADLDKPEEWEQGIRPNTKMIFVETPSNPGIDIIDLEWLAGLAKKNGIMLVVDNCFATPYLQQPIKLGADISIHSATKFIDGQGRTLGGVILGSAKHIKEIEGFARHSGPAMSPFNAWILSKSLETLAVRMDRHCENALKVAEFLEAHSSIKKVMYPFLPSHPQYEIAKKQMKQGGGIVTLVINGGVEAAGRFMNKLKMFSISANLGDTRSIATHPATSTHSKLSEAERLQVGIEQGTIRLSIGLEHINDIISDIEQALA from the coding sequence ATGCAGGAAGAGAATTTTGAAACACTGGCCATACGCCTACAAGCTGAAAGAACCCAATTTAAAGAACACTCGGTACCGTTGTACCTGACATCGAGCTACAAATTTGACGATGCGGAGGATATGCGCGCCCTGTTTGCCAACGAAAAGGAAGGCAATGTTTACAGCCGTTATGCAAATCCGAATACAGATGAGCTGATCACTAAGCTGTCTGTACTGGAAGGTGCAGAAGCGGGATGGGTTACGGCAAGCGGAATGGCGGCCATATTTACAACTTTTCTGACTTTCCTGCAGTCTGGCGACCACGTACTGTCGAGCCGTTCGGTTTTCGGTTCTACGCACCAGCTGCTCAACAATATTTTTCCTAAATGGGGCATCAGCTACACCTATGCTGATCTGGACAAACCCGAGGAGTGGGAGCAAGGGATCAGGCCGAATACAAAGATGATCTTTGTGGAAACGCCTTCAAATCCGGGCATCGACATTATTGACCTGGAATGGCTGGCCGGACTGGCAAAGAAAAATGGCATTATGCTGGTGGTCGACAATTGTTTTGCTACGCCATACCTGCAGCAGCCGATAAAGCTGGGTGCGGATATTTCTATCCACTCGGCAACTAAATTTATAGACGGACAAGGCCGTACGCTGGGCGGGGTTATCCTGGGTTCTGCAAAACACATCAAGGAAATTGAAGGTTTTGCAAGGCATAGTGGTCCGGCCATGTCGCCTTTTAATGCCTGGATTTTGTCTAAAAGCCTGGAAACACTGGCTGTGCGTATGGACAGGCATTGCGAAAATGCGTTGAAAGTTGCTGAATTTCTGGAAGCACACAGCAGCATCAAAAAAGTGATGTACCCTTTTCTGCCTTCGCACCCTCAGTACGAAATTGCCAAAAAACAAATGAAACAGGGGGGCGGGATTGTAACCCTGGTGATTAATGGTGGTGTTGAGGCGGCCGGCCGCTTCATGAATAAACTGAAGATGTTCTCTATTTCGGCCAACCTGGGCGATACGAGGTCTATTGCTACACATCCGGCAACCAGTACGCACTCTAAATTGAGCGAAGCGGAGCGTTTGCAGGTGGGCATTGAGCAGGGGACAATCCGGTTATCGATTGGCCTGGAACATATCAACGACATCATTTCGGATATCGAGCAGGCTTTGGCTTAA
- a CDS encoding thymidylate synthase, protein MKQYLDLMQHVLDHGTQKHDRTGTGTISVFGYQMRFNLQEGFPMVTTKKLHLKSIIHELIWFLSGDTNIKYLKDNGVRIWDEWADENGDLGPVYGSQWRSWPKPDGGYIDQIAQIVNTIKNNPDSRRIIVSAWNVAEVENMALPPCHAFFQFYVADGKLSCQLYQRSADIFLGVPFNIASYALLTMMVAQVCGLQYGDFIHTLGDAHLYNNHMEQAKLQLSREPKQLPLMEINPEVKDIFGFKYEDFTLKDYDPHPHIKGVVAV, encoded by the coding sequence ATGAAGCAATACTTAGATCTGATGCAGCATGTGCTGGATCATGGCACGCAAAAGCACGACCGTACCGGAACGGGAACCATTAGCGTATTTGGTTACCAGATGCGTTTTAACCTGCAGGAAGGTTTTCCAATGGTGACGACCAAAAAGCTGCACTTAAAATCGATCATCCACGAGCTGATCTGGTTTTTAAGCGGCGATACCAATATCAAATACCTCAAAGATAACGGCGTGCGGATCTGGGACGAATGGGCAGATGAAAATGGCGACCTGGGCCCGGTTTATGGTTCTCAGTGGCGTTCATGGCCTAAACCAGATGGCGGATATATAGATCAGATTGCGCAGATTGTAAACACCATTAAAAACAATCCCGATTCCAGGAGGATCATCGTATCGGCCTGGAATGTTGCAGAGGTAGAAAATATGGCGCTTCCGCCATGCCATGCTTTTTTTCAGTTCTATGTGGCTGATGGAAAATTAAGCTGCCAGCTGTACCAGCGCAGTGCCGATATATTTTTGGGCGTTCCTTTTAATATTGCCTCCTATGCCCTGCTGACCATGATGGTAGCACAGGTATGCGGACTGCAGTATGGCGATTTTATCCATACCCTTGGTGATGCCCATTTGTACAACAACCATATGGAACAGGCTAAACTGCAGCTAAGCCGGGAACCGAAGCAATTACCGCTAATGGAAATCAACCCTGAAGTTAAAGACATCTTCGGTTTTAAATATGAAGATTTTACGCTTAAAGACTATGATCCGCATCCGCATATTAAAGGAGTGGTAGCAGTATGA